A window of the Vibrio fluvialis genome harbors these coding sequences:
- a CDS encoding RNA polymerase sigma factor FliA yields MNKALTYDQYGNINSQKLFLEKYSVLVKRIAHHLIGRLPPSVLIEDLIQAGMVGLLEAQKNYDGSKGASFETYAGIRIRGAMLDDIRRGDWVPRSVHKHNREISQAIAELEGILNRDPSDTEVAKHLGMSLDQYHSVLTDINCSRIVGIEDLGVTDDAISPVDDDEDNSPFKGVADESFRKALVESIKSLPEREALVLSLYYDEELNLKEIGEVLGVSESRVSQILSQAMQRLRTKLSSWTQND; encoded by the coding sequence GTGAATAAAGCGCTTACTTATGATCAATACGGCAATATCAATAGCCAGAAATTGTTTCTGGAAAAATATTCCGTATTGGTTAAGCGTATAGCTCATCACTTAATCGGGCGTTTACCTCCTAGTGTACTCATTGAAGATTTAATACAAGCCGGCATGGTCGGCTTACTTGAAGCGCAAAAGAACTACGACGGAAGTAAAGGTGCGAGTTTTGAAACCTACGCTGGTATTCGTATTCGAGGCGCGATGCTCGACGATATTCGGCGGGGCGACTGGGTGCCACGCTCGGTACACAAACATAACCGGGAAATCAGTCAGGCAATTGCAGAACTGGAAGGGATCCTAAATCGTGACCCGTCCGATACAGAAGTCGCAAAACACCTGGGTATGTCGTTAGATCAATACCATAGCGTGTTAACCGACATAAACTGTTCGCGAATTGTCGGAATTGAAGATCTGGGAGTGACGGATGACGCCATTTCGCCTGTGGACGATGATGAAGACAACTCTCCTTTCAAAGGGGTTGCCGACGAATCGTTCCGTAAAGCATTGGTTGAGTCAATAAAATCGCTTCCTGAGCGTGAAGCCTTAGTACTTTCGCTCTATTATGATGAAGAACTAAACTTGAAAGAAATTGGGGAAGTACTTGGCGTGAGTGAGTCCCGCGTGAGCCAAATACTGAGCCAAGCAATGCAACGTCTGCGAACCAAGTTGAGTTCCTGGACACAAAACGACTAA